Proteins found in one Zea mays cultivar B73 chromosome 1, Zm-B73-REFERENCE-NAM-5.0, whole genome shotgun sequence genomic segment:
- the LOC103645435 gene encoding uncharacterized protein → MEKTAEDLSFDVLWLIFANLELPDLVRAGSVCSIWRDIYTSLCNSGSYNPQHTPCLLYTSESASARAACLYSLAEKKTYTLTLPDPPLRSRYIFGSSYGWIATADERSELHIVNPITGDQIALPSVITIEWVKPIFSDTGAICGYEHSGYFGVWITSGIPSIFDLSELRDYLFYKVFLSSDPSAGEYFVVLIHNPHCQLSFARAGDDRWTLLPHGDSYEDCLFNGRLLYACTRFGEIHEFDLGTPAMTHKILLDRVKDIYDEKIYIVQASCGELLQIWSQCLACPGTWPGLASHLHRWPSISTSLAALSDSLAILHAAALLVSLATALRSPVSAWSAASCAAVLEELACTAPVPSATVYAVAALLKSATGSGDLCVRAVAVRAVLASSDVLAT, encoded by the exons ATGGAGAAGACGGCGGAGGACCTGTCGTTCGATGTTCTGTGGCTTATCTTTGCTAATCTGGAGTTACCTGACCTTGTGCGTGCTGGATCAGTCTGTTCCATATGGCGTGACATATACACGAGCCTATGCAACAGTGGATCTTACAATCCTCAGCACACACCATGCCTTCTCTACACCTCTGAGTCTGCTAGCGCAAGGGCAGCTTGCCTGTACAGCCTTGCAGAGAAGAAGACCTACACGTTAACTCTGCCGGACCCTCCTCTCCGTAGCAGGTACATATTTGGCTCGTCATATGGTTGGATTGCCACTGCTGATGAGAGGTCTGAGTTACACATTGTGAACCCCATCACTGGCGACCAGATTGCCTTGCCATCGGTCATCACCATTGAGTGGGTGAAGCCAATCTTTAGTGATACTGGAGCCATTTGCGGATATGAGCACTCAGGATACTTTGGAGTGTGGATAACTTCAGGCATACCGTCCATATTTGACCTCAGTGAACTACGTGACTATCTCTTTTACAAGGTCTTTCTGTCTTCAGATCCATCTGCGGGAGAATATTTTGTGGTGCTCATCCATAACCCACACTGTCAGCTTTCATTTGCAAGAGCAGGGGATGATAGGTGGACTTTGTTGCCACATGGCGATTCCTATGAAGATTGCCTATTTAATGGCCGGTTGTTGTATGCCTGCACTCGATTTGGAGAAATCCATGAATTTGATCTTGGTACCCCGGCAATGACACACAAGATATTATTGGATCGTGTTAAAGATATATATGACGAGAAGATTTACATTGTTCAAGCTTCATGTGGTGAGCTGCTGCAAATATGGAG CCAGTGCCTGGCATGCCCGGGCACGTGGCCGGGCTTGGCTTCGCACCTCCATCGGTGGCCGTCCATCTCCACCTCGCTCGCCGCGTTGTCGGACTCCCTTGCCATCCTGCACGCCGCGGCGCTGCTCGTGTCGCTCGCCACCGCGCTCCGC TCTCCCGTCTCCGCTTGGTCCGCGGCCTCCTGCGCCGCCGTGCTGGAGGAGCTGGCGTGCACCGCGCCAGTGCCCTCCGCGACCGTGTACGCGGTGGCGGCGCTGCTCAAATCCGCCACCGGCAGCGGGGACCTCTGCGTGCGAGCCGTGGCTGTGCGGGCCGTCCTCGCGTCTTCCGACGTGTTAGCAACCTAA